One Nonomuraea angiospora DNA segment encodes these proteins:
- a CDS encoding ABC transporter permease: MDLRDLWAESLAGMLARPMRSALTTLGTVLGITTLVVTLGIAATAGNQIVGRFDELLATSITVEVPRGGHNPLVTWEAAKELRRLRGVTSATALAQSDASSNLVVTANNLLDPTRVTGQTLAVVAATPDLPETTRGRMAAGRFYDAGHVARRDRVVVLGEQAAEMLGITSLEHSPAVFIKDRAYTVIGIISGLRREQILASAVLVPPALGPDFGLKDVTRVLVATQLGAAELIARQAPLALSPDRSGELQVIAPPSAKRVRDGAQDDVNGLFLVLGLVSLVVGAVGIANVTLVTVMERVAEIGLRRALGAARRHIAAQFLLESSLTGLTGGVIGASLGMVTVVAVAAVRQWTPVLDLRLALAAPVAGALVGLLAGLYPALRAARMEPVDALR; this comes from the coding sequence ATGGATCTCCGCGACCTGTGGGCTGAGTCTCTCGCCGGGATGCTCGCCCGCCCGATGCGCTCTGCCCTGACCACCCTCGGCACCGTTCTGGGCATCACCACGCTGGTGGTCACCCTGGGCATCGCGGCGACCGCGGGCAACCAGATCGTCGGCCGCTTCGACGAGCTGCTGGCCACCAGCATCACCGTCGAGGTGCCGCGTGGCGGCCACAACCCCCTGGTCACCTGGGAGGCGGCCAAGGAGCTGCGGCGCCTGCGCGGCGTGACGTCGGCGACCGCGCTGGCGCAGAGCGACGCGAGCTCCAACCTCGTCGTGACCGCCAACAACCTGCTCGACCCGACCCGGGTGACCGGGCAGACCCTCGCGGTCGTCGCGGCCACCCCCGACCTGCCGGAGACCACCCGCGGCCGGATGGCGGCCGGGCGGTTCTACGACGCCGGCCACGTGGCCCGCCGCGATCGGGTGGTCGTGCTGGGGGAGCAGGCCGCCGAGATGCTCGGGATCACCAGCCTGGAGCACTCGCCGGCGGTGTTCATCAAGGACCGGGCCTACACGGTCATCGGCATCATCAGCGGCCTGAGGCGCGAGCAGATCCTGGCCAGCGCGGTGCTCGTCCCGCCTGCCCTGGGTCCCGATTTCGGTTTGAAGGACGTCACCCGCGTCCTGGTCGCCACTCAGCTGGGCGCCGCCGAGCTCATCGCCCGCCAGGCGCCGCTCGCGCTCAGCCCCGACCGCAGCGGGGAACTGCAGGTGATCGCCCCACCCAGTGCCAAGCGGGTGCGGGACGGTGCCCAGGACGACGTCAACGGCCTCTTCCTCGTCCTCGGTCTGGTCTCCCTGGTCGTCGGGGCGGTGGGCATCGCGAACGTCACCCTTGTCACGGTCATGGAGCGGGTCGCCGAGATAGGCCTGCGCCGTGCGCTGGGCGCGGCCCGCCGGCACATCGCCGCCCAGTTTCTGTTGGAGTCCAGCCTGACCGGGCTGACCGGCGGGGTGATCGGAGCCAGCCTGGGGATGGTGACCGTGGTCGCGGTGGCGGCCGTACGCCAGTGGACCCCGGTCCTCGACCTACGGCTGGCGCTGGCCGCGCCGGTGGCGGGTGCGTTGGTGGGGCTCCTGGCGGGCCTGTATCCGGCGCTGCGAGCCGCTCGCATGGAGCCGGTCGACGCACTGCGATGA
- a CDS encoding MFS transporter, with protein MGWNAPVQKNLGWSTREVAELAGTTLKTVRHYHDIGLLEEPVAGMLMAAAPLGTLAGVTVFARYVSSRARLTLLGPLAILTSVPLVFAAFEPGVAGSVVLWTLIGVFSAYQVTANAEFVRAVPDHRRRQAVGLAGSGVIPAQGLGIAAGGLLAELSDPATAIAIVGVAGILAAVPIAVAWRTMTR; from the coding sequence ATGGGGTGGAATGCCCCGGTGCAGAAAAACCTCGGATGGAGCACTCGTGAGGTGGCCGAGCTCGCGGGCACGACGCTGAAGACTGTCCGGCATTACCACGACATCGGGCTGTTGGAGGAGCCGGTGGCCGGGATGCTGATGGCCGCGGCTCCGCTCGGGACGCTGGCCGGTGTGACGGTCTTCGCCAGGTATGTGTCTTCGCGTGCACGGCTGACCCTGCTGGGACCGCTGGCCATTCTGACCAGCGTGCCTCTGGTGTTCGCAGCCTTCGAACCGGGGGTGGCCGGTTCTGTCGTGCTCTGGACGTTGATCGGGGTGTTCTCCGCCTACCAGGTCACGGCCAACGCCGAGTTCGTCAGGGCGGTGCCGGACCACCGCCGCCGCCAGGCGGTCGGGCTGGCCGGATCCGGGGTGATCCCGGCCCAGGGGCTCGGGATCGCCGCGGGCGGCCTGCTGGCCGAGCTCTCGGATCCGGCCACCGCCATCGCGATCGTCGGAGTGGCCGGCATACTCGCGGCGGTGCCGATCGCCGTCGCCTGGCGGACCATGACCCGCTGA
- a CDS encoding OmpA family protein — MYRSPERFLGLAVVMMLATGTPDPVGGTFPVEDIRQAVESIRLTVESLDATESETRDDRIVTVTLTSDVLFALDKSDITAKVRDRLAKVAEQISTDSAGDTVKIAGHTDDQGTDAYNLRLSQRRAEAVRGTLAGLVAGRSITFEAVGHGEAEPRVPNIVGNKPNAKNRALNRRVEIVYTAEQ; from the coding sequence ATGTACCGATCTCCTGAGCGCTTCCTGGGCCTCGCGGTCGTCATGATGCTCGCCACCGGAACACCCGATCCGGTCGGCGGAACGTTCCCCGTGGAGGACATCAGGCAGGCTGTCGAGAGCATCCGGCTCACTGTGGAGTCTCTGGACGCCACCGAGAGCGAGACCCGTGACGACAGGATCGTCACCGTCACGCTGACCAGCGACGTCCTCTTCGCCCTCGACAAGTCCGACATCACGGCGAAGGTCAGGGACCGGCTGGCGAAGGTCGCCGAGCAGATCAGTACGGACTCTGCCGGAGACACCGTCAAGATCGCCGGTCACACCGACGACCAGGGCACCGACGCCTACAACCTGCGCCTGTCACAGCGCCGTGCGGAGGCCGTGCGCGGCACGCTCGCCGGACTGGTCGCCGGACGCTCCATCACCTTCGAGGCCGTCGGCCACGGCGAGGCCGAACCCCGGGTGCCCAACATCGTCGGCAACAAGCCCAACGCGAAGAACCGGGCACTCAACCGCCGGGTGGAGATCGTCTACACCGCCGAGCAGTAA